A window of the Melospiza melodia melodia isolate bMelMel2 chromosome 25, bMelMel2.pri, whole genome shotgun sequence genome harbors these coding sequences:
- the MLLT11 gene encoding protein AF1q isoform X2 yields MLDTISSQYDSFIYWRMPIPRLDVAELEGLGLADLALYKPKGGLGKLAEHRGSQELSQEEDSLLQFNSFNFWRAPIASITSLDFDLI; encoded by the coding sequence ATGCTGGACACCATCAGCAGCCAGTACGACTCGTTCATCTACTGGAGGATGCCGATCCCACGGCTGGACGTGGccgagctggaggggctggggctggcagaccTGGCCCTCTACAAGCCCAAGGGAGGCCTGGGCAAGCTTGCTGAGCACCGAGGCAGCCAGGAGCTCTCCCAAGAAGAGGACAGTCTGCTGCAGTTCAACAGCTTCAATTTCTGGCGAGCTCCCATTGCCAGCATCACCTCCTTAGATTTCGATTTAATTTGA
- the SEMA6C gene encoding semaphorin-6C, whose product MGTTERTGDTGSAVPTLSPLPLSSPCLSFPPLAARGGAGGSLPAPPAMPGVPLLFVVLLLLLLLLLTGTLAQSFPRDLVARSTVGLAATAAYPRFGGLRGDNGTARLGLDFQRMLRLNGTLFVAARDHIYAFDLRQDEGTLYPERHLTWETRDRQSCAMRGRRQDECHNYIRVLVPRDAETLLACGTNAFSPLCRTYQVSSLAQQGDEVSGQARCPFDAKQSIAALFVDGSLYSATVADFQASDAVIYRSLSPGQAPLRTLKYSSRWLQEPHFVQVLPYGPYVYFFFREVAVELSALGKVLVARVARVCRNDRGGSPRVLERRWTSFLKVRLQCSVPGDTVFYFDVLEAVTPPQTLHGRPAVLALFGTQPNSIPGSAVCAFYLADVERSFEGPFAEPRGAAWGPVPEERVPQPRPGCCAGMGAAAGVVTSGDFPDETLVFAKEHPLLHGAVGAAGGRPLFTHTGTRLTQLAADTGAGPRGNHTVLFLGAEDGRLLKVLAAAPSPGAAQPPGGTPAPREPRELGDSGDSGDRTLLLEEISLYDPGRCHSPRGSGVPSRVLGLELHLPGRELIVAFAGCLLRLPLSRCGRHGSCRGSCLAARDPYCVWLPSRGCVPFSEDLPSGFQQDMEGSLGISGTCQGPTRVGDEDGDLAHGVRHPGPGAEATVPVPVLVGCVLGAFAVGALATGLLATCCQRPAVPKAPPEPPCAPRSPSQPPVPRLYPALPPQDGSGPGPGPEPEPPALPPARAPREREPRRGPAEPPGPGPPGRALREETLQRLPAGSARPGTPPGSGSFANRVLPRGPAAPLGPHDRAPVRLDVPPDSPPAPRRPLAQSYSLGGTPVSPPGPPRGLTRMHSLGTPGATPWGPRPGALERSVSVKPPLLPKPLLLPAAPGRP is encoded by the exons ATGGGGACCACTgagaggactggggacactgggagcgctgtccccacactgtccccactccccctctcctccccgtgcctcagtttccccccgcTCGcagcccggggcggggcgggggggtcGCTCCCAGCCCCACCCGCCATGCCGGGGGTCCCGCTGCTCTtcgtcgtcctcctcctcctcctcctcctcctcctcaccggGACCCTCGCCCAGTCCTTCCCGAGGGACCTGGTGGCTCGGAGCACCGTGGGGCTGgcag CCACGGCCGCGTACCCGCGTttcggggggctccggggggacAACGGCACGGCGCGGCTCGGCCTGGACTTCCAGCGGATGCTGCGGCTCAACGGGACGCTCTTCGTGGCCGCCCG GGACCACATCTACGCCTTCGACCTGCGGCAGGACGAGGGGACGCTGTACCCGGAGCGG CACCTCACCTGGGAGACGCGGGACAGGCAGAGCTGCGCCATGCGGGGCCGGCGGCAG GACGAGTGTCACAACTACATCCGAGTGCTGGTGCCCCGCGACGCCGAGACCCTCCTGGCTTGTGGCACCAATGCCTTCAGCCCCCTGTGCCGCACCTACCAG GTGAGCAGCCTGGCCCAGCAGGGTGACGAGGTCAGCGGGCAGGCGCGGTGTCCCTTCGACGCCAAGCAAAGCATCGCGGCTCTCTTTGtcg ATGGCAGCCTGTACTCGGCCACCGTGGCCGATTTCCAGGCCAGTGACGCCGTGATCTACCGCAGCCTGAGCCCCGGGCAGGCTCCCCTGCGCACCCTCAAGTACAGCTCCCGCTGGCTGCAGG AACCCCACTTTGTGCAGGTGCTGCCCTATGGCCCCTACGTCTACTTCTTCTTCAGGGAGGTGGCAGTGGAGCTCAGCGCCCTGGGCAag GTGCTGGTGGCGCGGGTGGCCCGGGTGTGCCGCAATGACCGCGGCGGGTCCCCGCGGGTGCTGGAGCGGCGCTGGACGTCCTTCCTGAAGGTGCGGCTGCAGTGCTCCGTCCCCGGCGACACCGTCTTCTACTTCGACGTCCTGGAGGCTGTGACACCGCCACAGACCCTGCACGGGCGCCCCGCTGTCCTGGCACTCTTTGGCACCCAACCCAACAG caTCCCCGGCTCGGCCGTCTGCGCCTTCTACCTGGCGGACGTGGAGCGCTCCTTCGAGGGCCCCTTCGCCGAGCCCCGCGGCGCCGCCTGGGGCCCGGTGCCGGAGGAGAGGGTCCCCCAGCCCAG GCCGGGCTGCTGTGCCGGGATGGGAGCCGCTGCCGGCGTTGTCACCTCTGGGGACTTCCCCGATGAGACGCTGGTGTTCGCCAAGGAGCACCCGCTGCTGCACGGAGCCGTGGGAGCCGCGGGAGGGCGGCCCCTCTTCACCCACACCGGCACCAG GCTGACCCAGCTGGCCGCGGACACGGGCGCGGGGCCCCGCGGGAACCACACCGTGCTGTTCCTGGGCGCCGAGGACGGGCGGCTGCTCAAGGTGCTGGCAGCTGCACCGAGCCCCGGGGCCGcgcagccccccgggggcacCCCGGCACCCAGGGAGCCCCGAGAgctgggggacagcggggacagcggggacaggacGCTGCTGCTCGAGGAGATCAGCCTCTACGACCCCGGGcg GTGCCACAGCCCGCGGGGCTCCGGGGTGCCCAGCcgggtgctggggctggagctgcacctGCCGGGCCGGGAGCTGATCGTGGCCTTTGCCGGGTGCCTCCTGCGGCTGCCCCTGAGCCGCTGCGGCCGCCACGGCTCCTGCCGAGG gagCTGCCTGGCTGCCCGAGACCCCTATTGTGTCTGGCTGCCCTCCAGGGGCTGCGTCCCCTTCTCCGAGGACCTTCC gAGTGGCTTCcagcaggacatggagggatCGCTCGGGATCAGCGGGACCTGCCAAG GGCCTACAAGGGTTGGTGACGAGGATGGAGACCTGGCCCACG GGGTGCGGcaccccgggcccggtgccgaaGCGACGGTTCCGGTGCCGGTGCTCGTGGGCTGCGTGCTGGGCGCCTTCGCCGTGGGCGCCCTGGCCACCGGGCTGCTGGCCACCTGCTGCCAGCGCCCCGCCGTCCCCAAAGCGCCCCCGGAGCCGCCGTGCGCCCCGCGGAGCCCGAGCCAGCCGCCCGTGCCCCGCCTGTACCCCGCGCTGCCGCCGCAGGacgggagcggccccggccccggccccgagcccgagccccccgcgctgcccccggcCCGCGCCCCCCGGGAGCGGGagccccggcgcggccccgcggagccccccgggccgggcccgccgggcAGGGCGCTCCGGGAGGAGACGCTGCAGCGGCTGCCCGCGGGCTCGGCGCGgcccgggacccccccgggcaGCGGCTCCTTCGCCAACCGGGtgctgccccgcggccccgcggccccgctgGGCCCCCACGACCGCGCCCCGGTGCGCCTGGACGTGCCCCCCGACagccccccggccccgcggcggcCGCTGGCGCAGAGCTACTCGCTGGGGGGCACCCCCGTGAGCCCCCCCGGGCCGCCGCGGGGCCTCACCCGCATGCACtcgctggggacaccgggggcgaCGCCCTGGGGACCCCGGCCCGGAGCCCTGGAGCGCTCGGTGTCCGTGAAGCCCCCCCTGCTCCCCAAACCGCTGCTGCTGCCCGCGGCACCGGGGCGGCCCTGA
- the NUDT17 gene encoding nucleoside diphosphate-linked moiety X motif 17, translating to MAGARVLVHVRRAGAGGAAAFGQSVTGVFCPAHTDVALVSCGLERGRFLISDVPFPGSTVTVLKRPPFCPAKLRGDAPGDRGGHAGVTAAVAVLLEATCGHVLLTRRATTLRHFPNVWVPPGGHLEPGEELVAAGLRELAEETGLHLEPGTFSWRLLGLWESLFPPSLSWGPPRCHHIVTYLGLRSAEPRQRLQARLCPSPAEVSAVAWLEPPVLEAIAATEDGAEGPGPGPGLGSGPGSLPSELPATIGITELSPDGLRSSRIATGTLLRRAPERGPDLERVSTGTKFALGRWRAGPGRGQERE from the exons ATGGCGGGCGCGCGCGTGCTCGTGCACGTGCGGCGCGCGGGGGCGGGGGGGGCGGCGGCGTTCGGGCAG AGTGTCACCGGCGTGTTCTGCCCCGCGCAcaccgacgtggccctggtgagCTGCGGGCTGGAGCGCGGCCGCTTCCTCATCTCCGATGTGCCCTTCCCCGGCTCCACCGTCACCGTCCTCAAG AGACCCCCGTTCTGCCCCGCCAAGCTGCGAGGGGACGCGCCGGGTGACCGGGGGGGACACGCGGGGGTGACAGCGGCGGTGGCCGTGCTGCTGGAGGCCACCTGCGGCCACGTCCTGCTGACCCGCCGGGCCACCACCCTGCGACACTTCCCCAACGTTTGGGTGCCACCAG gtgggcacttggagccAGGAGAAGAG CTGGTGGCCGCGGGGCTGCGGGAGCTGGCCGAGGAGACGGGGCTGCACCTGGAGCCCGGAACCTTCTCGTGGCGCCTGCTCGGCCTCTGGGAG TCGCTGTTCCCCCCCTCGCTGAGCTGGGGGCCACCGCGGTGCCACCACATTGTCACCTACCTGGGGCTGCGCTCGGCCGAGCCCCGCCAGCGGCTGCAG GCCCGGCTGTGCCCGAGCCCGGCTGAGGTCAGCGCCGTGGCCTGGCTGGAGCCTCCGGTCCTGGAGGCCATCGCTGCCACCGAGGATGGAGCCGAGGGACCGGGACCAGGaccgggattgggatcgggaccGGGATCACTCCCCAGCGAGCTGCCGGCCACCATAGG GATCACGGAGCTGAGCCCCGACGGCCTCCGCAGCTCCCGGATCGCCACCGGGACCCTCCTGCGCCGGGCCCCGGAGCGCGGCCCCGACCTGGAGCGCGTCAGCACCGGCACCAAATTCGCGCTGGGCCGGTGGcgggcggggcccggccgggggCAGGAGCGCGAATAA
- the ANKRD35 gene encoding ankyrin repeat domain-containing protein 35 — MKRMFSCSSSQVTMESWTRQDQKLLEAVTRGDVARVAALAARKAARPAKLNARGQSALHLAAAGGLTECLTLLLEHGAPVNESNDDGSTALHLATIACQPQCVKVLLQHGANERHVDGQNRTPLHWAASSGCASSVLLLCDREAPLDAPDAHGQTPLMLAAQGNHVAVCAQLLRRGAEPGLADRDGRTALELALAHGGLEVAELLQGHKGDKDTGNVTGNVTGNVTVTGNVTGEAPSWALQKVPRTENGAGQVGIQGEEEEEEEEEQRDGRAARRLREELARKTLECRRMEEAAEGVRRRLRELVRLLPGREEDEDEDEEDEEDDGACLELLARRVAELRKRTRDEEWGGGGGHGSSEAPALIPFLAWLGEECSKMREAKAGAFSRSRELRRESERSLRAWEQLAAGLEQALEQQDQIHARMLQGSRILLERLRRCSVNGTEAAPGGKRRGEMPGEGGGMEKELLELREGNGKLLVELARLGRERERLQRELRELREDPGKRDEAWRLRRELRALRDGLGARVREAGGDTGTGILRDLHRRLDALVRSQHEALQLVTEMEAGEAGESPGSDGAEPGEAGEARGAERGAAGVPPGSEAERWREAAAAAEERAAGRERELRELRGTAEGLERSVAALRERAGRLERACRDKDGKLKQLLVETEKLSAEVLGLRGRSARLQLQLEVQQKQHRDTVAVYRSHLLQAAQGFMDEGVHAALLRILRAEAGAGLWH, encoded by the exons ATGAAGAGGATGTTCTCCTGCTCCAGCTCGCAAGTGACG ATGGAGAGCTGGACGCGGCAGGACCAGAAGCTCCTGGAGGCGGTGACACGAGGGGACGTGGCCCGCGTGGCCGCCCTGGCCGCCCGCAAGGCCGCCCGCCCCGCCAAGCTCAACGCCAGGGGACAATCCGC GCTCCACCTGGCCGCGGCCGGGGGTCTCACCGAGTGCCTGACGCTGCTGCTGGAGCACGGGGCTCCCGTCAATGAGAGCAACGATGACG GCAGCACCGCCCTGCACTTGGCCACCATCGCCTGCCAGCCCCAGTGTGTGAAGGTGCTGCTGCAG CACGGAGCCAACGAGCGCCACGTGGACGGGCAGAACCGGACTCCGCTGCACTGGGCCG CCTCCTCGGGCTGCGCCTCCAGCGTCCTCCTGCTCTGCGACCGCGAGGCCCCGCTGGACGCGCCCGACGCC CACGGCCAGACCCCCCTGATGCTGGCAGCACAGGGGAACCACgtggctgtgtgtgcccagctccTGCGGCGTGGGGCCGAGCCTGGGCTGGCCGACAGGGATGGCAG GACAGCACTGGAGCTGGCCCTGGCTCACGGCGGCCTGGAAGTGGCCGAGCTGCTGCAGGGCCACAAGGGGGACAAGGACACCGGGAATGTCACCGGGAATGTCACCGGGAATGTCACCGTCACCGGGAATGTCACCGGGGAGGCCCCGAGCTGGGCTCTCCAGAAGGTCCCCAGGACAG AGAACGGCGCTGGACAGGTGGGAATccagggcgaggaggaggaggaggaggaagaggagcagcggGACGGACGCGCTGCCCGGCGGCTGCGGGAGGAGCTGGCGAGGAAGACTCTGGAATGCCGGAGGATGGAGGAAGCTGCCGAGGGCGtccggcggcggctgcgggagcTCGTGCGGCTCCTGCCGGGAcgggaggaagatgaggatgaggatgaggaggatgaggaggatgacggCGCCTGCCTGGAGCTCCTGGCCCGGCGCGTGGCGGAGCTGAGGAAGAGGACGAGGGATGAAGAgtggggcggaggaggaggacaCGGCAGCTCCGAGGCTCCGGCGCTGATCCCGTTCCTGGCCTGGCTGGGGGAGGAGTGCTCCAAAATGCGGGAAGCCAAGGCCGGAGCCTTCTCCCGGAGCCGGGAGCTGCGCCGGGAATCCGAGCGCTCCCTGCgggcctgggagcagctggcGGCCGGGCTGGAGCAggcgctggagcagcaggaccAGATCCACGCCAGGATGCTCCAGGGATCCCGAATCCTCCTGGAAAGGCTCCGCCGGTGCTCGGTGAACGGCACGGAGGCGGCTCCGGGCGGGAAGCGCCGGGGGGAGATGCCGGGGGAGGGCGGGGGgatggagaaggagctgctggagctgcgggAGGGGAACGGGAAGCTCCTGGTGGAGCTGGCGCGGCTgggccgggagcgggagcggctgcagcgggagctgcgggagctgcGGGAGGATCCCGGGAAGCGGGACGAGGCGTGGCGGCTCCGCCGGGAGCTGCGGGCGCTGCGGGACGGGCTCGGGGCGCGGGTGCGGGAGGCGGGCGGCGACACCGGCACCGGGATCCTCCGGGACCTGCACCGGCGGCTGGACGCGCTGGTGCGCTCGCAGCACGAGGCCCTGCAGCTCGTCACGGAGATGGaggcgggagaggccggagagagCCCCGGGAGCGACGGGGCGGAACCGGGAGAAGCGGGAGAGGCGCGGGGCGCGGAGCGCGGCGCCGCCGGGGTCCCGCCGGGCTCGGAGGCGGAGCGgtggcgggaggcggcggcggcggccgaggaGAGGGCGGCCGGGCGGGagcgggagctgcgggagctgcGGGGCACGGCGGAGGGGCTGGAGCGCAGCGTGGCGGCGCTGCGGGAGCGCGCGGGGCGGCTGGAGCGCGCCTGCCGCGACAAGGACGGGAAG CTGAAGCAGCTGCTGGTGGAGACGGAGAAACTCTCGGCCGAGGtgctggggctgcggggcaggaGCGCccggctccagctgcagctggag GTCCAGCAGAAGCAGCACCGGGACACCGTGGCCGTGTACCGGAGCCACCTCCTGCAGGCTGCCCAG GGATTCATGGACGAGGGCGTGCACGCCGCGCTGCTGCGGATCCTGCGGGCCGAGGCGGGAGCGGGGCTGTGGCATTAA